In Nostoc sp. CENA543, a single genomic region encodes these proteins:
- a CDS encoding sensor histidine kinase KdpD has protein sequence MLFAIQVYGGLMMKVATQNFTAPIPLPSSIQNLANKSQVEISKICHLMMEQLANLLPSVIVWTLYHSIDTGKRESVAYPVPITASRQPMTISYLQQEKWLLNDLSFLQVTQLNLVNEYKVYICCIGEQKAIAAEYILICTEETLTDQQQQHFYNQAQILSQYLIMYRERSEHLAQINTLSQACGKIEHQLRNPLALINLYAENLRLALPDSSLQEQAALIRQTVDELSNKLTDLLYFGQRAKLHIQLQNLQTIIAECIKTLEPGLKEKNITVLYPEKPVNINVDCWQIKQVFDNLLSNAIYFSPCNGTVTCNWHIYAQEILIEICDRGSGISETDLKLIFKPYYSRRVGGTGLGLAIAQKIIHDHKGNLWAENLPEGGAQFSFTLPR, from the coding sequence ATGCTGTTTGCTATTCAAGTATACGGGGGATTAATGATGAAGGTTGCCACCCAAAATTTCACTGCTCCGATACCTCTACCTTCGTCCATACAGAATCTAGCAAATAAATCGCAAGTGGAGATTAGTAAAATTTGTCATCTGATGATGGAACAGTTGGCGAATCTACTCCCATCTGTCATTGTATGGACTCTATATCACAGCATAGATACAGGTAAACGCGAATCTGTCGCCTATCCTGTACCCATAACTGCGTCTAGGCAGCCCATGACTATATCATATTTACAACAAGAAAAATGGTTATTAAATGATTTATCTTTTCTTCAAGTAACTCAACTTAATTTAGTCAATGAATACAAAGTTTATATTTGTTGTATAGGAGAACAAAAAGCGATCGCCGCCGAATATATCTTAATCTGTACAGAAGAAACACTCACAGACCAGCAGCAGCAACACTTTTACAATCAAGCTCAAATTTTGAGTCAATATTTAATTATGTATCGGGAGCGTTCAGAGCATCTCGCGCAAATTAATACTTTGTCTCAAGCCTGTGGCAAAATTGAACATCAACTGCGAAATCCTTTAGCATTAATTAATCTTTACGCTGAAAACCTGCGGTTAGCCTTACCGGATAGTTCTTTACAAGAACAAGCTGCATTAATTCGACAAACAGTTGATGAATTGAGTAACAAACTCACAGATTTACTATATTTCGGTCAACGAGCTAAACTACATATTCAATTACAAAATTTACAAACAATTATTGCTGAATGTATTAAAACCTTAGAACCTGGGTTAAAAGAAAAAAATATTACCGTATTGTATCCCGAAAAACCTGTAAATATTAATGTTGATTGCTGGCAAATCAAACAGGTATTTGATAACTTATTGAGCAATGCCATTTATTTTAGTCCATGTAATGGGACAGTAACCTGTAATTGGCATATTTATGCTCAAGAAATATTAATAGAAATTTGCGATCGCGGTTCAGGAATTTCCGAAACAGACTTGAAATTAATTTTTAAACCCTATTATTCTCGCAGAGTTGGTGGTACAGGCTTAGGACTGGCGATCGCCCAAAAAATTATCCACGATCACAAAGGCAACCTCTGGGCAGAAAACCTCCCCGAAGGCGGCGCGCAATTCTCCTTTACATTACCAAGATAG
- a CDS encoding phage tail protein produces the protein MPEFISNAKFYWEADGLTEILIQKISGMQMKMTVAGGDAPIGVTKDGKTQTQATIGGVECSEITLECVATADSKQLLDWYNKCHAEALSGGKAEGRTNRKLGKLSIYDGAEEKVQYEFTDVFPTSYATSDFTAGSGDLLTETVTIGFTYFERKK, from the coding sequence ATGCCAGAGTTTATTTCTAATGCTAAGTTCTACTGGGAAGCTGATGGACTCACTGAAATTTTGATTCAAAAGATTAGTGGGATGCAAATGAAAATGACGGTAGCAGGCGGAGATGCGCCTATTGGTGTCACCAAAGATGGTAAAACTCAAACGCAAGCTACAATTGGGGGCGTAGAATGTTCAGAAATTACTCTTGAATGTGTCGCCACTGCTGACTCTAAGCAACTGCTTGATTGGTATAACAAATGCCATGCTGAGGCTCTTTCTGGTGGTAAAGCCGAAGGTCGTACTAATCGTAAATTAGGAAAGCTTTCTATTTATGATGGTGCGGAAGAAAAAGTACAGTATGAATTTACAGATGTCTTTCCCACTAGCTATGCAACCAGTGATTTTACCGCCGGTTCTGGTGATTTACTGACAGAAACAGTGACGATAGGCTTTACCTATTTTGAACGCAAAAAGTAA
- a CDS encoding phage tail sheath C-terminal domain-containing protein, whose protein sequence is MPRLDYFAPGVYVEEVDRGSRPIEGVSTNIAGFIGFTEDIRGDAELFKPMLVTSWNEYLEYFAKQGSDGYTDFDAYLPFAVNGWFLNGGGRCWVVSIGTKLPGSPAPSVDETALKIRTTGNRPSLQFALKPAEGDDADDDGGRFNITITESEPLPPADPAAEPPLNTGEFFKVTISRNGEILEEYDNLSMNPEVAAEAGTYVVTALETSEFVNAVDLQTPGQPLSRRPANGNYEVSPPPVVSTPDRFPRDVQGVRDDRTGMQGIFEIDEVTMIACPDLMRVYQNGILDLDQVHGIMETMVSLCENTAPNRMVVLDPPPCKGGGDPVPPTQVKPQHIAQWLSAFNRRSQFAALYYPWIKVPNPRNGGRPILVPPAGHMLGVWCRTDETRGVYKAPANDTPRGVIGLAYETNLREQELLNPLGINCIRTFPNRGIRIWGARTLVEPDNVQWRYISVRRLMSYIEKSVELGTQWVVFEPNDQDLWARVTRTVSNFLERLWREGALFGATAAEAFYVKCDSSINTHETMMLGRLYIEVGVCPVRPAEFVIFRFSQWSPNQ, encoded by the coding sequence ATGCCTAGATTAGATTATTTCGCTCCTGGGGTCTACGTCGAAGAAGTAGACCGAGGTAGTCGTCCAATTGAGGGCGTGAGTACAAATATTGCCGGATTCATTGGCTTTACTGAAGATATACGCGGTGATGCCGAATTGTTCAAACCAATGTTGGTGACATCGTGGAACGAGTATTTAGAATACTTTGCTAAACAAGGTTCCGACGGTTATACAGATTTTGATGCCTATTTACCTTTTGCTGTCAATGGTTGGTTCTTAAACGGTGGTGGACGGTGTTGGGTAGTTAGTATCGGGACAAAATTACCTGGTTCACCAGCACCATCAGTTGATGAAACAGCTCTCAAGATTCGTACAACAGGAAATCGTCCTTCTTTACAGTTCGCACTCAAACCCGCCGAGGGTGATGATGCTGATGATGATGGCGGTAGATTCAATATCACCATTACCGAAAGTGAACCACTGCCACCAGCCGACCCAGCCGCCGAACCACCTCTAAATACAGGTGAATTCTTTAAAGTCACCATTAGCCGTAATGGGGAAATTCTAGAGGAGTATGACAACCTCTCGATGAATCCAGAAGTAGCAGCAGAGGCAGGTACTTATGTAGTGACGGCTTTAGAAACATCAGAGTTTGTCAACGCCGTAGACTTACAAACACCAGGACAACCTCTGTCTCGTCGTCCAGCCAATGGTAACTACGAAGTCAGTCCCCCCCCTGTAGTCTCCACACCAGACCGCTTCCCTCGTGATGTCCAAGGTGTGAGAGACGATCGCACCGGTATGCAAGGTATCTTTGAAATTGACGAAGTAACCATGATTGCTTGTCCTGACTTGATGCGCGTTTATCAAAACGGCATCTTGGACTTGGATCAAGTGCATGGAATTATGGAGACAATGGTCAGCCTGTGCGAAAACACTGCGCCTAACCGGATGGTAGTGTTAGACCCACCCCCCTGCAAAGGAGGTGGTGATCCTGTGCCTCCCACCCAAGTCAAACCCCAGCATATTGCTCAGTGGTTGAGTGCATTTAACAGGCGATCGCAATTTGCCGCCCTCTACTATCCTTGGATTAAAGTCCCCAACCCCCGCAACGGTGGTAGACCCATCCTCGTTCCTCCCGCCGGTCATATGCTAGGGGTCTGGTGTCGCACCGATGAAACACGCGGCGTGTATAAAGCACCAGCCAATGACACACCCAGAGGTGTGATCGGTTTAGCCTATGAAACCAACCTCCGCGAACAAGAATTACTCAACCCCTTGGGTATCAACTGTATCCGCACCTTCCCCAACCGAGGTATCAGAATTTGGGGTGCGCGTACCTTGGTCGAACCAGACAACGTGCAATGGCGTTATATCAGCGTCCGCCGCTTGATGAGCTACATTGAGAAGTCCGTAGAATTGGGTACACAGTGGGTAGTATTTGAACCAAACGACCAAGACCTATGGGCGCGTGTCACCCGTACCGTCAGCAACTTCCTAGAAAGACTCTGGCGCGAAGGTGCTTTATTTGGTGCGACAGCCGCAGAAGCTTTCTATGTCAAATGTGACTCTAGCATCAACACTCACGAAACCATGATGTTAGGACGTTTGTACATTGAAGTTGGTGTCTGTCCTGTACGTCCGGCGGAGTTTGTCATCTTCCGCTTTAGTCAGTGGTCTCCTAACCAGTAA
- a CDS encoding phage tail assembly protein, with protein sequence MNNEEIFCTEFEFILPRGLLDTEGNLHRHGVMRLTTAKDEIMVQRNRDAQENSSYAVIVMLSRVITKLGSLTEITPDLLENLFSKDLAYLREFYNRINQQGDVYIPVQCPQCQSQFQVELALAGE encoded by the coding sequence ATGAATAATGAAGAGATTTTTTGTACAGAATTTGAATTTATTTTACCTAGAGGTTTGTTGGATACAGAGGGTAATTTACATCGTCATGGTGTGATGCGTCTGACGACTGCTAAAGATGAAATTATGGTGCAGAGAAACCGCGATGCTCAAGAAAATTCTAGTTATGCTGTGATTGTCATGTTATCTAGAGTCATCACTAAATTAGGCAGTTTGACGGAAATAACTCCCGATTTATTAGAGAATCTTTTTTCTAAAGACTTGGCTTATTTAAGAGAGTTTTATAATCGCATTAATCAACAAGGTGATGTTTATATTCCTGTGCAGTGTCCCCAGTGTCAGAGTCAGTTTCAAGTGGAGTTAGCCTTAGCGGGGGAATAG
- a CDS encoding DUF6760 family protein, whose product MSESVSSGVSLSGGIVGYPSELLDEEVACIAYHFHWSLADIISLEHRDRRRWVGEIGKIKADD is encoded by the coding sequence GTGTCAGAGTCAGTTTCAAGTGGAGTTAGCCTTAGCGGGGGAATAGTTGGCTACCCCTCAGAACTGCTAGATGAGGAGGTAGCCTGTATTGCGTATCATTTTCACTGGAGTTTAGCAGATATTATCAGTTTAGAACATCGCGATCGCCGTCGTTGGGTAGGAGAAATCGGTAAAATCAAAGCGGATGATTGA
- a CDS encoding response regulator transcription factor: protein MNTKKEPISILLVDDEPHFRQGIRTLLNFYNNSSYLDFDIVGEAASVEQAVKLTNEQHPALILLDLELPPEDGITALIRLGQISYNGKVLILSAHQQDEWVFKAMQAGAWGYVFKDKLATQLCEAINTVVENKVYLPPEVATAFFRLFHYYTGQSLVANTGVHLTEREQEVLNWLVQGASNEQIAAHLYITVATVKAHLTAIFDKLSVTSRTQAIVKALKLGLVCH from the coding sequence ATGAACACAAAAAAAGAACCTATTTCAATTTTGCTTGTTGATGATGAACCACATTTTCGGCAAGGCATCCGCACTCTATTAAACTTTTATAACAACAGTAGTTATTTAGATTTTGATATAGTTGGCGAAGCAGCTTCTGTAGAACAAGCTGTTAAATTAACTAACGAACAACACCCCGCTTTAATTTTATTAGATTTAGAATTACCTCCAGAAGATGGGATTACCGCTTTAATTCGGTTAGGACAAATATCTTATAACGGCAAAGTTTTAATATTATCAGCACATCAACAAGATGAATGGGTATTTAAAGCCATGCAAGCTGGTGCTTGGGGTTACGTTTTTAAAGATAAATTAGCCACCCAATTATGTGAAGCGATTAATACTGTTGTTGAGAATAAAGTCTATCTGCCGCCAGAAGTAGCAACAGCTTTTTTCCGTCTATTTCATTACTATACTGGACAATCCTTAGTTGCTAATACTGGTGTTCACTTAACAGAAAGAGAACAAGAGGTACTTAATTGGCTAGTACAAGGAGCATCTAACGAACAAATTGCTGCTCATCTTTATATTACAGTTGCCACAGTTAAAGCTCACTTAACAGCCATCTTTGATAAGTTAAGTGTGACAAGTCGCACTCAAGCAATTGTCAAAGCTTTAAAGTTAGGTTTAGTGTGTCATTAG
- a CDS encoding Pvc16 family protein: MIPAATQTLAEILAGGISLLSTEQIDFNHPAMSQNVNPRLNLYCYNIQENVYIEQPTKEEIKPLPPPRWFDVSFLLSAWDCTSLGEQRLLSEALRLLLHHHCLPEDLLAPALRGHGELSMTVCTINPIDAATLWSALGVPLRPALYVTLTIPLNLQSDPLIHHSDEEVLLKNA, translated from the coding sequence ATGATTCCAGCTGCTACCCAGACTTTAGCAGAAATTTTAGCTGGTGGCATTTCTCTGCTTTCTACGGAGCAAATTGATTTTAACCACCCTGCTATGAGCCAAAATGTAAACCCTAGATTGAATTTGTATTGTTACAACATTCAGGAAAATGTTTACATAGAGCAACCAACTAAAGAAGAAATAAAACCTCTACCGCCGCCTCGGTGGTTTGATGTGTCTTTCTTATTGAGTGCGTGGGACTGTACCAGTTTGGGGGAACAACGTTTGTTGTCAGAGGCTTTGAGATTACTGTTACATCACCACTGTTTACCAGAGGATCTACTTGCGCCGGCGTTACGCGGTCACGGTGAATTATCTATGACCGTTTGCACCATTAATCCCATTGATGCTGCAACTTTGTGGAGTGCTTTAGGTGTACCTTTACGTCCAGCTTTGTATGTGACGTTGACTATTCCTTTGAATCTGCAAAGCGATCCTTTGATTCATCATTCCGATGAGGAAGTATTGCTCAAAAATGCTTGA
- a CDS encoding phage tail protein gives MPELKPIAASNFYFEIDSMTDMAFTKVGGVKFEAKVKGQDKPLMSTKGGKTIRQINSAGFEGLFTIEVTTLMSGDSDSTSKKMYEWFKKCMPKAEKGEGKWLDSKKTGSITAYDTDGNEVLRWELKEAWPSEYKIGDLDVNGNDYIEETYTLTCENINRTK, from the coding sequence ATGCCTGAATTAAAACCAATTGCCGCCAGTAATTTTTACTTTGAAATTGATAGCATGACCGACATGGCTTTTACTAAAGTTGGTGGTGTCAAATTTGAAGCTAAAGTCAAAGGTCAAGATAAACCTTTAATGTCTACTAAAGGCGGCAAGACTATTCGACAAATCAACTCTGCTGGTTTTGAAGGGCTATTCACAATCGAAGTCACAACCCTGATGAGTGGTGATAGTGATAGCACCAGCAAAAAAATGTATGAGTGGTTTAAAAAGTGTATGCCCAAAGCTGAAAAAGGTGAAGGCAAATGGCTAGACAGCAAAAAAACAGGCTCTATTACCGCCTACGATACTGATGGCAATGAGGTATTACGTTGGGAATTAAAAGAAGCTTGGCCTTCTGAATATAAAATTGGAGATTTAGATGTCAATGGCAATGACTATATTGAAGAAACCTATACATTAACCTGTGAAAATATCAACAGGACTAAATAA
- a CDS encoding phage tail protein, producing the protein MAEFPEILTNSRFYLELKLTGSQEPIDGYFMECQGFKTTQEVIEISEVTPLTWGKTGAANGRIVRSKIPGNITYSNIVLRRGLTISMTMWNWLAAIKEGKWGDERRDGSLVIYNQAAEEKFRLEFKNAWPTSYTISDVKAEGSEHEIEEIEMVVEELKRVKVT; encoded by the coding sequence ATGGCAGAATTTCCTGAAATTCTTACTAATAGTCGCTTTTATTTAGAATTAAAACTGACTGGCAGTCAAGAACCAATTGATGGTTACTTTATGGAATGTCAAGGTTTTAAAACTACTCAGGAAGTCATAGAAATATCAGAAGTAACACCTCTTACCTGGGGTAAAACAGGTGCTGCTAATGGGCGGATTGTGCGTAGTAAAATCCCTGGAAATATCACTTATTCTAATATAGTTTTACGCCGTGGGTTAACTATTTCTATGACTATGTGGAATTGGTTAGCAGCTATTAAAGAAGGTAAATGGGGTGATGAAAGGCGTGATGGTTCTTTAGTTATTTATAATCAAGCAGCAGAAGAAAAATTTAGATTAGAATTTAAAAATGCCTGGCCTACTAGTTATACAATTTCTGATGTCAAGGCTGAAGGTAGTGAACATGAAATTGAAGAAATAGAAATGGTTGTTGAAGAACTCAAACGGGTGAAAGTAACTTAA